The following are encoded together in the Brassica napus cultivar Da-Ae chromosome A9, Da-Ae, whole genome shotgun sequence genome:
- the LOC106368785 gene encoding protein NUCLEAR FUSION DEFECTIVE 6, mitochondrial-like isoform X2, which yields MATTSAVASGARSMLRAASSRSRFASQAKSVPPMFRATSRRSSLLSPLRNRVEMSFCVESMLPYHTATASALMTSMLSTSAHTYAWLSHACIEDF from the exons ATGGCCACCACCTCCGCCGTCGCCTCGGGTGCCAGATCGATGCTTCGAGCTGCTTCCTCTCGTAGCCGGTTCGCCTCTCAAGCGAAATCCGTTCCTCCCATGTTTAGAGCCACCTCTAGAAGAAGCTCGCTGCTTTCACCTCTCCG GAATCGAGTTGAAATGAGCTTCTGTGTGGAGTCAATGTTACCCTACCACACTGCTACAGCTTCTGCGCTTATGACTTCAATGCTTTCTACCTCTGCCCATACCTACGCCTGGCTCTCTCACG CTTGCATAGAGGACTTTTGA
- the LOC106368785 gene encoding protein NUCLEAR FUSION DEFECTIVE 6, mitochondrial-like isoform X1 encodes MATTSAVASGARSMLRAASSRSRFASQAKSVPPMFRATSRRSSLLSPLRNRVEMSFCVESMLPYHTATASALMTSMLSTSAHTYAWLSHACNDRCVMS; translated from the exons ATGGCCACCACCTCCGCCGTCGCCTCGGGTGCCAGATCGATGCTTCGAGCTGCTTCCTCTCGTAGCCGGTTCGCCTCTCAAGCGAAATCCGTTCCTCCCATGTTTAGAGCCACCTCTAGAAGAAGCTCGCTGCTTTCACCTCTCCG GAATCGAGTTGAAATGAGCTTCTGTGTGGAGTCAATGTTACCCTACCACACTGCTACAGCTTCTGCGCTTATGACTTCAATGCTTTCTACCTCTGCCCATACCTACGCCTGGCTCTCTCACG CTTGCAATGATAGATGTGTGATGAGTTAG
- the LOC106368781 gene encoding transcription activator GLK1-like isoform X2 — translation MLALSPARNSARGGCFDGESEFLATSCDFTINPEENFPVFADHGDLLDIIDFDDLFGVAGDVLPDLEIDPEILAGDFSASSSSEKTDSQGETNKKGISGEVVSKRDEDERAMSEKMVNYVDGDSNRKRKYSSSSGSSKNNSNEGKRKVKVDWTPELHRRFVDAVEQLGLEKAVPSRILELMGVHCLTRHNVASHLQKYRSHRKHLLAREAEAANWTRKRHIYGLDSTGVNINGRNKNGWIAPAPTIGYAPPPPAAVASPAIHHHHFRPLHVWGHPTVNQSVIPHVFPKHLPPPSSAMATPPFWVSDTPYWPRVQNGPAPYFPTVATRFRAPPVAGFPQAMPPHHTVSKPDHGYGGSRSLVDLHPSKESVDAAIGDVLTRPWLPLPLGLKPPAVDGVMTELHRHGVSEVPPTAPCA, via the exons ATGTTAGCTCTCTCTCCGGCAAGGAACTCAGCAAGAGGTGGTTGCTTCGATGGAGAGTCAGAGTTCCTTGCGACATCGTGTGACTTCACCATCAATCCGGAGGAGAACTTTCCGGTGTTCGCTGACCACGGCGATCTTCTTGACATCATCGACTTCGACGATCTGTTCGGCGTCGCCGGAGATGTGCTTCCTGACTTGGAGATTGACCCTGAGATCTTAGCCGGAGACTTTTCCGCCTCGTCCTCGTCGGAGAAGACTGATAGTCAAGGGGAGACTAATAAAAAGGGTATTTCGGGAGAAGTCGTCAGCAAAAGAGACGAAGACGAGAGAGCTATGTCGGagaagatggtgaactatgtcGACGGTGACAGTAACCGTAAAAGGAAATATTCCTCATCATCTGGTTCTTCTAAGAACAATAGCAACGAAGGGAAGCGAAAGGTGAAG GTGGATTGGACACCGGAGCTACACAGGAGATTCGTGGATGCAGTGGAACAGTTGGGACTGGAGAAAGCTGTTCCTTCTCGTATATTGGAGCTTATGGGAGTCCACTGCCTCACTCGTCACAACGTCGCTAGCCACCTCCAA AAGTATAGGTCTCATCGGAAACATTTGCTAGCTCGTGAGGCCGAAGCGGCTAATTGGACACGCAAACGCCATATATACGGTTTAGACAGTACCGGAGTTAACATCAATGGTCGGAATAAAAACGGATGGATCGCACCGGCACCCACTATAGGGTATGCGCCTCCCCCGCCTGCGGCTGTGGCGTCGCCAGCTATTCATCACCACCATTTTAGACCGTTGCATGTGTGGGGACATCCCACCGTTAATCAGTCTGTCATTCCGCACGTGTTTCCCAAACACTTGCCTCCACCGTCTAGTGCCATGGCTACTCCACCTTTTTGGGTCTCCGATACTCCCTACTGGCCTAGA GTTCAGAACGGGCCGGCTCCGTATTTTCCGACCGTAGCTACG AGGTTTAGAGCACCGCCGGTTGCCGGATTCCCACAGGCTATGCCGCCACATCATACGGTGTCCAAACCAGATCACGGCTACGGTGGTTCTCGTTCTCTGGTGGACTTACATCCG tCAAAAGAGAGCGTCGATGCAGCCATAGGAGATGTATTGACGAGGCCATGGCTGCCACTTCCGTTGGGATTGAAGCCACCCGCTGTTGACGGCGTTATGACGGAGCTTCACCGTCACGGTGTCTCCGAGGTTCCTCCGACCGCGCCTTGTGCCTGA
- the LOC106368781 gene encoding transcription activator GLK1-like isoform X1, producing the protein MLALSPARNSARGGCFDGESEFLATSCDFTINPEENFPVFADHGDLLDIIDFDDLFGVAGDVLPDLEIDPEILAGDFSASSSSEKTDSQGETNKKGISGEVVSKRDEDERAMSEKMVNYVDGDSNRKRKYSSSSGSSKNNSNEGKRKVKKVDWTPELHRRFVDAVEQLGLEKAVPSRILELMGVHCLTRHNVASHLQKYRSHRKHLLAREAEAANWTRKRHIYGLDSTGVNINGRNKNGWIAPAPTIGYAPPPPAAVASPAIHHHHFRPLHVWGHPTVNQSVIPHVFPKHLPPPSSAMATPPFWVSDTPYWPRVQNGPAPYFPTVATRFRAPPVAGFPQAMPPHHTVSKPDHGYGGSRSLVDLHPSKESVDAAIGDVLTRPWLPLPLGLKPPAVDGVMTELHRHGVSEVPPTAPCA; encoded by the exons ATGTTAGCTCTCTCTCCGGCAAGGAACTCAGCAAGAGGTGGTTGCTTCGATGGAGAGTCAGAGTTCCTTGCGACATCGTGTGACTTCACCATCAATCCGGAGGAGAACTTTCCGGTGTTCGCTGACCACGGCGATCTTCTTGACATCATCGACTTCGACGATCTGTTCGGCGTCGCCGGAGATGTGCTTCCTGACTTGGAGATTGACCCTGAGATCTTAGCCGGAGACTTTTCCGCCTCGTCCTCGTCGGAGAAGACTGATAGTCAAGGGGAGACTAATAAAAAGGGTATTTCGGGAGAAGTCGTCAGCAAAAGAGACGAAGACGAGAGAGCTATGTCGGagaagatggtgaactatgtcGACGGTGACAGTAACCGTAAAAGGAAATATTCCTCATCATCTGGTTCTTCTAAGAACAATAGCAACGAAGGGAAGCGAAAGGTGAAG AAGGTGGATTGGACACCGGAGCTACACAGGAGATTCGTGGATGCAGTGGAACAGTTGGGACTGGAGAAAGCTGTTCCTTCTCGTATATTGGAGCTTATGGGAGTCCACTGCCTCACTCGTCACAACGTCGCTAGCCACCTCCAA AAGTATAGGTCTCATCGGAAACATTTGCTAGCTCGTGAGGCCGAAGCGGCTAATTGGACACGCAAACGCCATATATACGGTTTAGACAGTACCGGAGTTAACATCAATGGTCGGAATAAAAACGGATGGATCGCACCGGCACCCACTATAGGGTATGCGCCTCCCCCGCCTGCGGCTGTGGCGTCGCCAGCTATTCATCACCACCATTTTAGACCGTTGCATGTGTGGGGACATCCCACCGTTAATCAGTCTGTCATTCCGCACGTGTTTCCCAAACACTTGCCTCCACCGTCTAGTGCCATGGCTACTCCACCTTTTTGGGTCTCCGATACTCCCTACTGGCCTAGA GTTCAGAACGGGCCGGCTCCGTATTTTCCGACCGTAGCTACG AGGTTTAGAGCACCGCCGGTTGCCGGATTCCCACAGGCTATGCCGCCACATCATACGGTGTCCAAACCAGATCACGGCTACGGTGGTTCTCGTTCTCTGGTGGACTTACATCCG tCAAAAGAGAGCGTCGATGCAGCCATAGGAGATGTATTGACGAGGCCATGGCTGCCACTTCCGTTGGGATTGAAGCCACCCGCTGTTGACGGCGTTATGACGGAGCTTCACCGTCACGGTGTCTCCGAGGTTCCTCCGACCGCGCCTTGTGCCTGA
- the LOC106368781 gene encoding transcription activator GLK1-like isoform X4, translating to MLALSPARNSARGGCFDGESEFLATSCDFTINPEENFPVFADHGDLLDIIDFDDLFGVAGDVLPDLEIDPEILAGDFSASSSSEKTDSQGETNKKGISGEVVSKRDEDERAMSEKMVNYVDGDSNRKRKYSSSSGSSKNNSNEGKRKVDWTPELHRRFVDAVEQLGLEKAVPSRILELMGVHCLTRHNVASHLQKYRSHRKHLLAREAEAANWTRKRHIYGLDSTGVNINGRNKNGWIAPAPTIGYAPPPPAAVASPAIHHHHFRPLHVWGHPTVNQSVIPHVFPKHLPPPSSAMATPPFWVSDTPYWPRVQNGPAPYFPTVATRFRAPPVAGFPQAMPPHHTVSKPDHGYGGSRSLVDLHPSKESVDAAIGDVLTRPWLPLPLGLKPPAVDGVMTELHRHGVSEVPPTAPCA from the exons ATGTTAGCTCTCTCTCCGGCAAGGAACTCAGCAAGAGGTGGTTGCTTCGATGGAGAGTCAGAGTTCCTTGCGACATCGTGTGACTTCACCATCAATCCGGAGGAGAACTTTCCGGTGTTCGCTGACCACGGCGATCTTCTTGACATCATCGACTTCGACGATCTGTTCGGCGTCGCCGGAGATGTGCTTCCTGACTTGGAGATTGACCCTGAGATCTTAGCCGGAGACTTTTCCGCCTCGTCCTCGTCGGAGAAGACTGATAGTCAAGGGGAGACTAATAAAAAGGGTATTTCGGGAGAAGTCGTCAGCAAAAGAGACGAAGACGAGAGAGCTATGTCGGagaagatggtgaactatgtcGACGGTGACAGTAACCGTAAAAGGAAATATTCCTCATCATCTGGTTCTTCTAAGAACAATAGCAACGAAGGGAAGCGAAAG GTGGATTGGACACCGGAGCTACACAGGAGATTCGTGGATGCAGTGGAACAGTTGGGACTGGAGAAAGCTGTTCCTTCTCGTATATTGGAGCTTATGGGAGTCCACTGCCTCACTCGTCACAACGTCGCTAGCCACCTCCAA AAGTATAGGTCTCATCGGAAACATTTGCTAGCTCGTGAGGCCGAAGCGGCTAATTGGACACGCAAACGCCATATATACGGTTTAGACAGTACCGGAGTTAACATCAATGGTCGGAATAAAAACGGATGGATCGCACCGGCACCCACTATAGGGTATGCGCCTCCCCCGCCTGCGGCTGTGGCGTCGCCAGCTATTCATCACCACCATTTTAGACCGTTGCATGTGTGGGGACATCCCACCGTTAATCAGTCTGTCATTCCGCACGTGTTTCCCAAACACTTGCCTCCACCGTCTAGTGCCATGGCTACTCCACCTTTTTGGGTCTCCGATACTCCCTACTGGCCTAGA GTTCAGAACGGGCCGGCTCCGTATTTTCCGACCGTAGCTACG AGGTTTAGAGCACCGCCGGTTGCCGGATTCCCACAGGCTATGCCGCCACATCATACGGTGTCCAAACCAGATCACGGCTACGGTGGTTCTCGTTCTCTGGTGGACTTACATCCG tCAAAAGAGAGCGTCGATGCAGCCATAGGAGATGTATTGACGAGGCCATGGCTGCCACTTCCGTTGGGATTGAAGCCACCCGCTGTTGACGGCGTTATGACGGAGCTTCACCGTCACGGTGTCTCCGAGGTTCCTCCGACCGCGCCTTGTGCCTGA
- the LOC106368781 gene encoding transcription activator GLK1-like isoform X3: MLALSPARNSARGGCFDGESEFLATSCDFTINPEENFPVFADHGDLLDIIDFDDLFGVAGDVLPDLEIDPEILAGDFSASSSSEKTDSQGETNKKGISGEVVSKRDEDERAMSEKMVNYVDGDSNRKRKYSSSSGSSKNNSNEGKRKKVDWTPELHRRFVDAVEQLGLEKAVPSRILELMGVHCLTRHNVASHLQKYRSHRKHLLAREAEAANWTRKRHIYGLDSTGVNINGRNKNGWIAPAPTIGYAPPPPAAVASPAIHHHHFRPLHVWGHPTVNQSVIPHVFPKHLPPPSSAMATPPFWVSDTPYWPRVQNGPAPYFPTVATRFRAPPVAGFPQAMPPHHTVSKPDHGYGGSRSLVDLHPSKESVDAAIGDVLTRPWLPLPLGLKPPAVDGVMTELHRHGVSEVPPTAPCA; encoded by the exons ATGTTAGCTCTCTCTCCGGCAAGGAACTCAGCAAGAGGTGGTTGCTTCGATGGAGAGTCAGAGTTCCTTGCGACATCGTGTGACTTCACCATCAATCCGGAGGAGAACTTTCCGGTGTTCGCTGACCACGGCGATCTTCTTGACATCATCGACTTCGACGATCTGTTCGGCGTCGCCGGAGATGTGCTTCCTGACTTGGAGATTGACCCTGAGATCTTAGCCGGAGACTTTTCCGCCTCGTCCTCGTCGGAGAAGACTGATAGTCAAGGGGAGACTAATAAAAAGGGTATTTCGGGAGAAGTCGTCAGCAAAAGAGACGAAGACGAGAGAGCTATGTCGGagaagatggtgaactatgtcGACGGTGACAGTAACCGTAAAAGGAAATATTCCTCATCATCTGGTTCTTCTAAGAACAATAGCAACGAAGGGAAGCGAAAG AAGGTGGATTGGACACCGGAGCTACACAGGAGATTCGTGGATGCAGTGGAACAGTTGGGACTGGAGAAAGCTGTTCCTTCTCGTATATTGGAGCTTATGGGAGTCCACTGCCTCACTCGTCACAACGTCGCTAGCCACCTCCAA AAGTATAGGTCTCATCGGAAACATTTGCTAGCTCGTGAGGCCGAAGCGGCTAATTGGACACGCAAACGCCATATATACGGTTTAGACAGTACCGGAGTTAACATCAATGGTCGGAATAAAAACGGATGGATCGCACCGGCACCCACTATAGGGTATGCGCCTCCCCCGCCTGCGGCTGTGGCGTCGCCAGCTATTCATCACCACCATTTTAGACCGTTGCATGTGTGGGGACATCCCACCGTTAATCAGTCTGTCATTCCGCACGTGTTTCCCAAACACTTGCCTCCACCGTCTAGTGCCATGGCTACTCCACCTTTTTGGGTCTCCGATACTCCCTACTGGCCTAGA GTTCAGAACGGGCCGGCTCCGTATTTTCCGACCGTAGCTACG AGGTTTAGAGCACCGCCGGTTGCCGGATTCCCACAGGCTATGCCGCCACATCATACGGTGTCCAAACCAGATCACGGCTACGGTGGTTCTCGTTCTCTGGTGGACTTACATCCG tCAAAAGAGAGCGTCGATGCAGCCATAGGAGATGTATTGACGAGGCCATGGCTGCCACTTCCGTTGGGATTGAAGCCACCCGCTGTTGACGGCGTTATGACGGAGCTTCACCGTCACGGTGTCTCCGAGGTTCCTCCGACCGCGCCTTGTGCCTGA
- the LOC106365225 gene encoding signaling peptide TAXIMIN 2 — protein sequence MGECRPLGFLLGLPFALVALVLSLVGAIIWIIGTVLSCLCPCCFCFAALANFAVDLIKLPVKVLRCFTNSIPC from the exons ATGGGAGAATGTAGGCCTCTGGGTTTCTTATTGGGATTACCATTTGCTCTTGTCGCTCTTGTTCTCTCTTTAGTTGGTGCTATCATCTGGATCATTGG GACGGTACTGAGTTGTTTATGCCCATGTTGCTTTTGTTTTGCTGCGCTGGCCAACTTCGCTGTGGATCTCATCAAACTCCCTGTCAAAGTCCTCCGTTGCTTCACCAACTCCATCCCTTGTTaa
- the LOC106368780 gene encoding dnaJ homolog subfamily B member 13 isoform X1 produces the protein MGVDYYNVLQVDRNASEDDLKKAYRKLAMKWHPDKNPNNKKDAEAKFKQISEAYEVSFFLFHSISVSKSSLFLINLLMLLQVLSDPQKKAVYDQYGEEGLKGNVPPPDAGGATYFSTGDGPTSFRFNPRSADDIFAEFFGFSRPFGGGGGGGTRFSSSMFGDNIFASFGEAGGGGGAMHHGGGARKAAPIENRLPCSLEDLYKGTTKKMKISREIADVSGKTMPVEEILTIDVKPGWKKGTRITFPEKGNEQPGVTPADLVFIIDEKPHPVFTREGNDLIVTQRISLAEALTGYTVNLTTLDGRRLTIPVTNVIHPEYEEVVPKEGMPLQKDQTKRGNLRIKFKIKFPTRLTSEQKTGVKKLLG, from the exons ATGGGAGTGGATTACTACAACGTCCTCCAAGTCGATCGCAACGCCTCCGAAGATGATCTCAAGAAAGCTTACAGAAAACTCGCCATGAAATGGCATCCCGACAAGAACCCCAACAACAAAAAGGACGCCGAGGCCAAGTTCAAGCAGATCTCCGAAGCTTACGAGGTATCTTTCTTTCTGTTCCATTCCATCAGCGTTTCCAAGAGCTCTCTGTTTCTGATTAACCTCTTGATGCTTTTGCAGGTTCTTAGCGATCCCCAGAAGAAAGCTGTATACGATCAGTACGGCGAGGAAGGCTTGAAAGGGAACGTCCCACCTCCAGATGCTGGTGGAGCCACTTACTTCTCTACCGGAGACGGTCCAACGTCCTTCCGGTTCAACCCGAGAAGCGCAGACGATATTTTCGCCGAGTTCTTTGGCTTCTCCAGGCCATTTGGTGGCGGCGGTGGCGGTGGTACAAGATTCTCTAGCAGCATGTTTGGTGATAACATTTTTGCCTCTTTTGGTGaagcaggaggaggaggaggagctatGCATCATGGCGGTGGAGCCAGGAAGGCGGCTCCTATCGAAAACAGGCTGCCTTGTAGCCTTGAAGATCTCTACAAAGGAACcaccaagaagatgaagatctCTAGAGAAATTGCTGACGTCAGCGG CAAGACGATGCCGGTGGAAGAGATTCTAACGATTGATGTGAAGCCAGGGTGGAAGAAAGGGACAAGAATCACATTCCCTGAGAAAGGAAACGAGCAGCCCGGCGTGACTCCAGCTGATTTAGTCTTCATCATCGACGAGAAGCCTCACCCGGTTTTCACTCGGGAGGGTAATGACCTCATTGTCACACAGAGGATCTCACTCGCTGAGGCCCTGACAGGCTACACCGTGAACCTGACGACACTCGATGGTCGGAGACTGACAATCCCAGTCACCAACGTGATCCACCCCGAGTACGAGGAAGTGGTTCCAAAGGAAGGAATGCCCTTACAGAAAGATCAGACAAAGAGAGGAAACTTGAGGATCAAGTTCAAGATCAAGTTCCCAACGAGGTTAACCTCAGAGCAGAAGACAGGAGTGAAGAAGCTTCTCGGATAA
- the LOC106368780 gene encoding dnaJ homolog subfamily B member 13 isoform X2 gives MGVDYYNVLQVDRNASEDDLKKAYRKLAMKWHPDKNPNNKKDAEAKFKQISEAYEVLSDPQKKAVYDQYGEEGLKGNVPPPDAGGATYFSTGDGPTSFRFNPRSADDIFAEFFGFSRPFGGGGGGGTRFSSSMFGDNIFASFGEAGGGGGAMHHGGGARKAAPIENRLPCSLEDLYKGTTKKMKISREIADVSGKTMPVEEILTIDVKPGWKKGTRITFPEKGNEQPGVTPADLVFIIDEKPHPVFTREGNDLIVTQRISLAEALTGYTVNLTTLDGRRLTIPVTNVIHPEYEEVVPKEGMPLQKDQTKRGNLRIKFKIKFPTRLTSEQKTGVKKLLG, from the exons ATGGGAGTGGATTACTACAACGTCCTCCAAGTCGATCGCAACGCCTCCGAAGATGATCTCAAGAAAGCTTACAGAAAACTCGCCATGAAATGGCATCCCGACAAGAACCCCAACAACAAAAAGGACGCCGAGGCCAAGTTCAAGCAGATCTCCGAAGCTTACGAG GTTCTTAGCGATCCCCAGAAGAAAGCTGTATACGATCAGTACGGCGAGGAAGGCTTGAAAGGGAACGTCCCACCTCCAGATGCTGGTGGAGCCACTTACTTCTCTACCGGAGACGGTCCAACGTCCTTCCGGTTCAACCCGAGAAGCGCAGACGATATTTTCGCCGAGTTCTTTGGCTTCTCCAGGCCATTTGGTGGCGGCGGTGGCGGTGGTACAAGATTCTCTAGCAGCATGTTTGGTGATAACATTTTTGCCTCTTTTGGTGaagcaggaggaggaggaggagctatGCATCATGGCGGTGGAGCCAGGAAGGCGGCTCCTATCGAAAACAGGCTGCCTTGTAGCCTTGAAGATCTCTACAAAGGAACcaccaagaagatgaagatctCTAGAGAAATTGCTGACGTCAGCGG CAAGACGATGCCGGTGGAAGAGATTCTAACGATTGATGTGAAGCCAGGGTGGAAGAAAGGGACAAGAATCACATTCCCTGAGAAAGGAAACGAGCAGCCCGGCGTGACTCCAGCTGATTTAGTCTTCATCATCGACGAGAAGCCTCACCCGGTTTTCACTCGGGAGGGTAATGACCTCATTGTCACACAGAGGATCTCACTCGCTGAGGCCCTGACAGGCTACACCGTGAACCTGACGACACTCGATGGTCGGAGACTGACAATCCCAGTCACCAACGTGATCCACCCCGAGTACGAGGAAGTGGTTCCAAAGGAAGGAATGCCCTTACAGAAAGATCAGACAAAGAGAGGAAACTTGAGGATCAAGTTCAAGATCAAGTTCCCAACGAGGTTAACCTCAGAGCAGAAGACAGGAGTGAAGAAGCTTCTCGGATAA
- the LOC106368779 gene encoding pentatricopeptide repeat-containing protein At2g20540-like, whose protein sequence is MAFHGIREVENYFAPLLHRFKTRSEWKQIHASITTHGLSQSSFILTKMVDLCDKIGDMEYATRLFNHVSNPNVFLYNSIIRAYTHNSLYPSAIRIYKQMLANSLEFPDRFTFPFVFKSCASLGSCYLGKQVHGHLFKFGPKAHVVTENALIDMYTKFDGLDDAHKVFDEMSERDVISWNSLLSGHARLGEMKKAKALFDTMPEKTIVSWTAMISGYTGAGCYGEAMELFREMQLAGIDPDEISLISVLPSCAHLGSLELGKWIHIYAERKGFLKQTGVCNALIEMYSKCGMIGQAVQLFDRMKGKDVISWSTMISGYAHHGNAEGAIETFDGMQRAKVKPNGITFLGLLSACSHVGLWKQGLKYFGMMKEDYLIEPKIEHYGCLIDVLARAGELERAVEVTKTMPMEPDSKIWGSLLSSCRTRGNLGVALMAVDHLVELEPEDMGNYVLLSNIYADLGKWEEVSRLRKLIRKGSMKRTPGCSLIEVDNVVQEFVAGDDRKPFWNEICSVLQLFSVHQDQDVIKNNITLASIEMVGF, encoded by the coding sequence ATGGCCTTCCATGGGATCAGAGAAGTGGAGAACTACTTCGCGCCTCTTCTCCATCGATTCAAAACCCGATCAGAATGGAAGCAAATCCACGCCTCCATCACCACACACGGCCTATCGCAGAGCAGCTTCATACTCACCAAAATGGTTGACCTGTGCGATAAAATCGGAGACATGGAGTACGCCACACGTCTTTTCAACCACGTCTCTAACCCTAATGTCTTCTTGTACAACTCCATCATCCGAGCTTACACTCACAACTCCTTGTATCCCTCTGCGATCCGAATCTACAAGCAAATGCTCGCTAATAGCCTCGAGTTTCCAGATCGGTTCACATTCCCTTTCGTGTTCAAATCATGCGCGAGCCTCGGGTCGTGTTACTTGGGGAAGCAAGTTCACGGTCACCTCTTCAAATTCGGGCCTAAGGCCCACGTCGTGACGGAGAATGCTCTCATTGATATGTACACAAAGTTTGATGGCCTGGACGACGCGCataaggtgtttgatgaaatgtctgagagaGATGTTATATCGTGGAACAGTCTGCTTTCGGGACACGCGCGGCTGGGGGAGATGAAGAAGGCGAAAGCGTTGTTTGATACCATGCCGGAGAAGACAATCGTGTCGTGGACCGCGATGATCTCCGGGTACACGGGGGCTGGATGCTACGGAGAAGCCATGGAGCTTTTCCGCGAAATGCAGTTGGCTGGTATAGACCCCGACGAGATCAGTCTCATCTCTGTTTTGCCTTCGTGCGCTCACCTCGGGTCTCTGGAGCTCGGGAAGTGGATCCATATCTACGCAGAGCGGAAGGGGTTTCTGAAGCAGACTGGTGTCTGCAACGCTCTCATCGAGATGTACTCAAAATGCGGGATGATTGGTCAAGCTGTCCAGCTGTTTGATCGGATGAAGGGGAAGGATGTTATATCGTGGAGTACGATGATCTCAGGGTATGCTCATCACGGGAACGCTGAAGGAGCGATCGAAACGTTTGATGGAATGCAGAGAGCGAAGGTGAAGCCTAACGGGATCACGTTTCTTGGTCTTTTATCAGCTTGTTCGCACGTTGGTTTGTGGAAGCAAGGTTTGAAGTATTTTGGTATGATGAAGGAAGATTATCTCATAGAGCCCAAGATTGAACACTACGGTTGTTTGATAGATGTTTTGGCAAGAGCAGGGGAACTGGAACGAGCTGTTGAAGTGACTAAGACGATGCCGATGGAACCTGACTCCAAGATTTGGGGGTCGCTGTTGAGCTCTTGCAGAACGCGAGGCAATCTTGGAGTTGCTCTGATGGCAGTGGACCATCTTGTTGAGCTAGAGCCTGAGGATATGGGGAACTATGTTCTGCTTTCGAATATTTATGCGGATTTGGGGAAATGGGAAGAGGTTTCGAGGTTGAGGAAGCTGATAAGGAAGGGGAGTATGAAGAGGACGCCAGGTTGTAGCTTGATAGAAGTGGACAATGTTGTTCAAGAGTTTGTTGCGGGAGATGATCGCAAACCTTTCTGGAATGAGATCTGTTCAGTGTTGCAGCTTTTCTCTGTACATCAGGATCAGGATGTGATTAAGAACAACATTACTCTTGCATCTATAGAAATGGTTGGATTTTGa
- the LOC106365224 gene encoding H/ACA ribonucleoprotein complex subunit 3-like protein — translation MYLQCYINEKGEKVYTTKKESRLGTATESAHPARFSPDDKYSKERVLLKKRFGLLPTQGAPVKY, via the exons ATGTATCTTCAGTGCTATATCAACGAAAAGGGCGAGAAGGTTTACACCACTAAG AAGGAATCACGGCTTGGTACAGCCACTGAATCTGCCCATCCAG CCCGATTCTCTCCTGATGATAAATATTCAAAGGAGAGAGTTTTGTTGAAGAAACGGTTTGGTCTTTTACCCACCCAGGGCGCACCTGTCAAGTACTGA
- the BNAA09G43730D gene encoding uncharacterized protein BNAA09G43730D has product MGEASETPSNAARFRESEAKSEKPPFRVAVDDTKPVLQDPIVRSDPMETEEAVLRLPLMRPF; this is encoded by the exons ATGGGGGAAGCTTCAGAGACACCGTCGAACGCCGCGAGATTTCGTGAATCAGAAGCCAAATCCGAGAAACCTCCTTTCAGAGTTGCCGTCGATGACACCAAACCTGTCCTTCAGGATCCG attGTGAGATCGGACCCAATGGAgacagaagaagctgtgctCAGATTGCCACTCATGAGACCCTTCTGA